A single Caldilineales bacterium DNA region contains:
- a CDS encoding C39 family peptidase has product MKRLILAAGACLLAVFLLIVAADILRYGGPDGLIRRARAEIAQRRPVEHPLLVPTPLPTPGEQRAEDGGQAHALVCSGGSETSDQTSSPATPCLPPPPTVSPTPTLSLTSSPTPTLPASPTPSISPTSTPPSISPTSTPTLPASPPPSLSPSPPPTLSLTGFRHAWQTWNNCGPATLSMQLSYFGSPLTQEDIRKVLRHHPDDKNVNLDELAAFARGQGLQAAVLFDGNADTLRQWLNAGIPVLVETWLEPEPNDGMGHYRLLTGYDDAKQEWIAYDSYVATGISRDAPYQGIRLPYAELAALWRVFNRAHLVVFSDEQAPVAASIMAEAADEQAMWEGALQTAQAEIAANPNDAFAWFNQGSALVALGRADEAAAAFDQARIIGLPWRMLWYQFGPFQAYSAVGRHEEALALADATLRTTTTVEELHYWRGRALQALGDAPAARLAYRRALELNPTYAPAAAALTELGE; this is encoded by the coding sequence ATGAAGCGCCTCATCCTGGCGGCGGGAGCCTGTCTCCTGGCCGTCTTCCTCCTCATCGTCGCTGCCGACATCCTTCGCTATGGCGGGCCAGACGGCCTCATCCGCCGCGCCCGGGCTGAGATCGCCCAGCGCCGCCCGGTCGAGCACCCCCTCCTGGTGCCCACCCCCCTGCCCACGCCTGGGGAGCAGAGAGCAGAGGACGGAGGGCAGGCCCACGCCCTGGTCTGCAGCGGCGGGTCGGAGACCAGCGACCAGACATCCTCCCCAGCAACCCCCTGCCTCCCCCCTCCACCCACTGTCTCTCCCACTCCCACCCTCTCGCTCACCTCCTCCCCCACCCCCACCCTCCCTGCGTCTCCCACTCCCTCCATCTCCCCCACTTCCACCCCTCCCTCCATCTCCCCCACTTCCACCCCCACCCTCCCTGCGTCTCCCCCTCCCTCCCTCTCCCCCTCTCCCCCTCCCACCCTCTCCCTCACCGGCTTCCGCCACGCCTGGCAGACCTGGAACAACTGCGGCCCGGCCACGCTGTCGATGCAGCTCAGCTACTTTGGCAGCCCGCTGACCCAGGAAGACATCCGCAAAGTCCTGCGCCACCACCCCGACGATAAGAACGTCAACCTGGACGAACTGGCGGCCTTCGCCCGCGGCCAGGGCTTGCAGGCAGCGGTCCTCTTCGATGGCAACGCCGACACGCTGCGCCAGTGGCTCAACGCCGGCATCCCGGTGCTGGTGGAAACCTGGCTGGAGCCGGAACCGAACGACGGCATGGGCCATTACCGCCTGCTCACCGGCTACGACGACGCCAAACAGGAGTGGATTGCCTACGACAGCTATGTAGCCACCGGCATCTCCCGCGACGCACCCTACCAGGGCATTCGCCTGCCCTACGCCGAACTTGCCGCACTCTGGCGCGTCTTCAACCGCGCCCACCTGGTCGTCTTTAGCGACGAACAGGCGCCCGTAGCCGCCAGCATCATGGCCGAGGCCGCCGACGAGCAGGCTATGTGGGAAGGCGCACTGCAAACAGCACAAGCCGAGATTGCCGCCAACCCCAACGACGCCTTCGCCTGGTTCAACCAGGGCAGCGCGCTCGTGGCCCTGGGCCGGGCGGATGAGGCCGCCGCCGCTTTCGACCAGGCCCGCATCATCGGTCTGCCCTGGCGGATGCTGTGGTACCAGTTCGGCCCCTTCCAGGCTTATTCGGCGGTAGGCCGTCACGAGGAAGCCCTGGCGCTGGCCGACGCCACCCTGCGCACCACGACCACGGTCGAGGAACTGCACTACTGGCGCGGCCGCGCCCTGCAAGCCCTGGGCGATGCACCCGCCGCCCGCCTTGCCTATCGCCGCGCCCTCGAACTCAACCCCACCTACGCGCCTGCCGCCGCCGCCCTGACCGAACTGGGCGAGTAG